One stretch of Rosistilla oblonga DNA includes these proteins:
- the purH gene encoding bifunctional phosphoribosylaminoimidazolecarboxamide formyltransferase/IMP cyclohydrolase: MTDVVPVRNALISVSNKLGLVDFALALQTAGVTLFSTGGTRKHLEDAGIAVEDIANYTGFPEMLDGRVKTLHPKVFGGILARRDKPDHMDAIAEHDIEQFDLVVVNLYPFEATISRAGVTTAEAIEQIDIGGPSLVRAAAKNSSHVAIATCAEHYSAIVDEIQTHGGTCSTLRRTLAWEAFDHCSRYDRAIADYLRGESVRGDFPPVITQTFRRKAVLRYGENPHQRAALYANEISTSANLVNAMQLSGKELSYNNLLDLDSALGIVRGFAQPAASVMKHNNPCGAATGQSLASAVEKAMAGDPLSAFGSVLGLNRTVDLATAELLCQPGLFIEAIVAPDFEASAVGLLTTKPKWRDNVRLMKVGRLEDPMPPLAQRYISGGILVQDADRQAAVPLQWKTVTAETVEDEVWDDIYFAWEMVKHVKSNAIVLASDTSLVGVGAGQMSRVDSVEIAIEKAGERSTGSVLASDAFFPFPDSIPMAAEAGVIAIVQPGGSRKDQDVIDACNDHGIPMVFTGRRHFKH; the protein is encoded by the coding sequence GTGACCGACGTTGTCCCCGTCCGAAATGCTTTGATCAGTGTCAGCAACAAGCTTGGGCTGGTCGATTTTGCACTCGCGCTGCAAACCGCAGGTGTTACGCTGTTCAGCACCGGAGGCACTCGCAAGCACTTGGAGGATGCAGGGATCGCGGTAGAGGATATCGCCAACTACACCGGCTTCCCCGAAATGCTCGATGGGCGTGTCAAAACGTTGCATCCGAAAGTCTTCGGCGGAATCCTGGCACGCCGCGATAAGCCCGACCACATGGATGCGATCGCCGAACACGATATTGAGCAATTCGATCTTGTGGTCGTCAATCTGTATCCCTTCGAAGCGACGATCTCACGCGCCGGCGTGACGACCGCTGAAGCAATCGAACAGATCGACATCGGTGGGCCAAGCTTGGTCCGCGCCGCTGCCAAAAACAGCTCACACGTTGCGATCGCGACCTGTGCCGAACACTACTCGGCGATCGTCGATGAGATCCAAACGCACGGCGGTACCTGCAGCACGCTGCGTCGCACGTTGGCGTGGGAAGCGTTCGACCACTGCAGTCGTTACGACCGCGCGATCGCCGACTACCTGCGTGGCGAATCGGTTCGCGGCGACTTCCCCCCTGTTATTACGCAAACGTTCCGTCGCAAGGCGGTGTTGCGATACGGCGAGAACCCGCACCAACGCGCTGCCTTGTACGCCAACGAGATTTCGACGTCGGCAAACCTTGTCAACGCGATGCAGTTGAGCGGCAAAGAGCTTTCCTACAACAACCTGTTGGATCTCGATTCGGCGTTGGGAATCGTTCGCGGTTTCGCTCAGCCCGCCGCCTCGGTGATGAAACACAACAACCCCTGCGGGGCTGCGACCGGACAGAGTCTGGCGAGTGCCGTTGAAAAGGCGATGGCGGGCGATCCGTTAAGCGCGTTCGGATCGGTCTTGGGTTTGAACCGCACCGTCGATCTGGCGACTGCCGAATTGCTCTGCCAACCGGGGCTGTTCATCGAAGCGATCGTCGCTCCCGATTTCGAAGCCAGCGCTGTCGGTCTGCTGACAACCAAACCAAAATGGCGCGACAACGTGCGACTGATGAAAGTTGGTCGTTTGGAAGATCCGATGCCGCCATTGGCTCAACGCTACATCAGCGGTGGGATCTTGGTTCAAGATGCCGATCGCCAAGCTGCGGTTCCATTGCAATGGAAGACCGTCACAGCCGAGACCGTCGAAGACGAGGTCTGGGACGACATCTACTTTGCTTGGGAAATGGTCAAGCACGTCAAGAGCAACGCGATCGTGCTGGCGAGCGACACTTCGTTGGTCGGCGTGGGAGCGGGGCAGATGAGCCGCGTTGACAGCGTCGAGATCGCGATCGAAAAAGCTGGCGAGCGATCGACCGGAAGCGTGTTGGCATCGGACGCGTTTTTCCCATTCCCCGATTCGATTCCGATGGCAGCCGAAGCGGGCGTGATCGCGATCGTGCAACCGGGCGGTTCGCGTAAGGATCAAGACGTGATCGACGCCTGCAACGACCACGGAATCCCGATGGTCTTCACCGGCCGCCGTCACTTCAAGCACTAA
- a CDS encoding MerR family transcriptional regulator: MTNRTPADDETADSVSALDDVNDELADDETLSPEPPSEDSPIKGKRIAFAGKLGGLSRRDAMRLIREHSGIACDQPSMAVDIVVIGAEESPLAEGDLLSDELCEAAARGEIEVLSETEFWQRLGLVEAEQAVKRLYTPAMLADLLGVSVRVIRRWHRRGLIVPARTVHKLPYFEFQEIATARRLAELLAAGASVAAIERKLESLSQVLPSVDRPLAQLSVIIEGKQLLLRQGEGLIEPGGQLRIDFDALPLEDDPEPEANPSVLAFGNSAPEPVEEEGEIDPLQQKAFDSEDDGEFEAAIDCYHAILARDGARADISFQLAELFYRMGESWAARERYLISIELDPDFVEARASLGGLLAEMGRKELAVAAFRGALRVHDDYPDVHYNLARTLDELDREIEADHHWRRFLQLAPESPWAAAARERLNLDPEPV, from the coding sequence GTGACCAATCGAACACCAGCGGACGACGAAACCGCTGATTCTGTCTCCGCTTTGGACGACGTCAACGACGAACTCGCCGACGACGAGACCCTGTCGCCCGAACCGCCCAGCGAGGACTCGCCGATCAAAGGGAAACGGATTGCGTTTGCCGGCAAGCTTGGAGGCTTGTCGCGACGCGATGCGATGCGGTTGATCCGCGAACACTCGGGAATCGCCTGCGACCAGCCGTCGATGGCGGTCGACATCGTCGTGATCGGTGCCGAGGAATCGCCGTTGGCCGAAGGGGATCTACTGTCCGACGAACTTTGCGAAGCGGCCGCCCGCGGCGAAATCGAAGTCCTTTCGGAAACCGAGTTCTGGCAGCGGCTGGGACTGGTCGAAGCCGAACAAGCCGTCAAACGACTCTACACGCCGGCGATGCTGGCCGATCTGTTGGGCGTCTCGGTCCGCGTGATCCGTCGCTGGCATCGCCGCGGCCTGATCGTGCCGGCGCGGACTGTCCACAAGCTGCCCTATTTTGAGTTCCAAGAGATCGCGACCGCTCGCCGATTGGCGGAACTGCTTGCCGCCGGAGCCAGCGTTGCGGCGATCGAACGCAAACTGGAATCGCTCTCCCAGGTCCTGCCGAGCGTCGACCGACCACTTGCGCAGCTGTCGGTAATCATCGAAGGGAAACAGCTGCTGCTTCGCCAAGGCGAGGGGCTGATCGAACCGGGCGGGCAACTGCGAATCGACTTCGACGCCTTGCCGTTGGAAGACGATCCCGAACCGGAAGCGAACCCGTCGGTATTGGCGTTTGGAAACTCGGCTCCCGAACCGGTCGAGGAAGAGGGCGAGATCGATCCGCTGCAACAGAAGGCCTTCGACAGCGAAGACGATGGAGAATTCGAAGCCGCGATCGACTGCTACCACGCCATCTTGGCTCGCGATGGAGCCAGAGCGGACATCAGTTTCCAGCTGGCCGAACTGTTCTACCGAATGGGCGAATCGTGGGCGGCTCGCGAACGGTATTTAATCTCGATCGAGCTGGACCCCGACTTTGTCGAAGCCCGGGCGAGCCTAGGCGGGTTGTTGGCCGAGATGGGGCGCAAAGAATTGGCCGTGGCGGCGTTCCGCGGAGCGTTGCGAGTTCACGACGATTACCCCGACGTGCACTACAACTTGGCGAGAACGCTGGACGAACTGGACCGCGAGATCGAAGCCGACCATCACTGGCGGCGGTTCTTGCAACTGGCCCCCGAGAGCCCTTGGGCGGCAGCGGCCCGAGAGCGTTTAAATCTCGATCCGGAACCCGTTTAG
- a CDS encoding mechanosensitive ion channel domain-containing protein, with translation MFASLMLVVGIATHGTAQDAQPPAAAPAASAAPIAASASGETPHLPEVEAIKRRRDEIDANKELDDETRTALLATIDETLQKMTETEAAATRLEALKQAAKNAPEATAAAEQALDQAEAAGDPDPEFFGSPDELQAAKLAADQAVADARQQRQELEAARSTRSERLTALPQLLSDTRELLNTRLQAPAPKATEQALPFSTQAQQWLQMASIGLLQQQLAVYQQEKTTFELERPLMEARIKLAKLEEQRLQARATEIAKRFAEDRVLKVRRRILEFEDQIAKTPLADNELTIETRAIASSWQSVVQGQADAEAELAELSRESDKLKQEYESINAQVEKELENDSGLSSAMGLMLQQKRASLPNQTNLRRQMALTNDELDDVRSLLTEIGLVRESISRQTSSHLEGDERTAADYKVLERLLEQIEQDANNYRNALLNKSVEQQDYMKSIHRFETMIAGRVLWFRSAERLSWEDFPLAWRAFQGLVYPANLRSVGDALWEEAHENIFLTVTWGACLLMLLFAGPRLRRRLQDLGADANRGTSVDMKPTWSAILTTLVLALLLPLALAIPGWQLAYADKFPSYVEATGYGLLFAAMFVAPLELIRQVVRPGGLARAHFGWSDRSATTSRMHLRWYMDLALPFVFVWALLTHCGNVRWETSLGRMVFFVLMLQTAWFVRGIMHPKTGALSLWLLENRDGWIDRLRVVWHTAFSCTPLLLGLMSLAGYTYSANQLAHQLYKTLMLAVALILVGGVMRRWAILNRRAMAIQQVRDRMAASETPDRSPIELTEIPEVNIREASAQTMRLISTTLMVAGLFGFAWIWTSVLPAVDYLDRFTIIPASNPGGDPFTIGDIVIVAPLIALTFIAVRNLPGLLETTLLQRLPLDNAARYAIKTLSSYVMLAAGIMLAARSVGVRWESIQWLVAALGVGLGFGLQEIFANFISGIILLFEQPLRVGDVVTIDGTTGAVSKIRMRATTVINWDRQELIIPNKDLITGRLVNWTLSDTTNRLVVNVGVAYGTNTEHACEVLRRICDDHPNISKDPSPVITFEGFGDSTLDLVIRCYLASLDNRLSTVHELHTNIHNEFNAAGIEISFPQRDLHLRSFPKELLSGIQSGSSDNGLPIRERAK, from the coding sequence ATGTTTGCGAGTCTGATGCTGGTCGTTGGAATAGCGACCCACGGCACCGCTCAAGATGCGCAACCGCCCGCGGCGGCACCGGCAGCAAGCGCAGCACCGATTGCTGCGTCGGCCAGCGGCGAAACGCCGCACTTGCCCGAGGTGGAGGCGATCAAGCGTCGCCGCGATGAGATCGACGCCAACAAGGAGTTGGACGACGAGACGCGGACTGCACTGCTGGCGACGATCGATGAGACGCTGCAGAAGATGACCGAGACCGAAGCGGCGGCGACGCGGCTCGAAGCGCTGAAACAGGCTGCCAAAAACGCTCCCGAAGCGACGGCGGCGGCTGAACAAGCTTTAGATCAAGCCGAGGCGGCGGGGGATCCCGACCCGGAGTTCTTCGGTTCTCCCGACGAATTGCAAGCGGCAAAGTTGGCGGCGGATCAGGCGGTGGCCGATGCGCGGCAACAGCGGCAGGAACTCGAAGCGGCGCGAAGCACTCGCAGCGAACGCTTGACCGCGCTGCCTCAATTGCTTTCGGACACCCGCGAATTGTTGAACACTCGCCTGCAAGCGCCTGCGCCCAAAGCGACCGAACAGGCGTTGCCGTTTTCGACGCAGGCTCAGCAGTGGTTGCAGATGGCCAGCATCGGATTGCTGCAACAACAGCTGGCCGTCTACCAACAGGAGAAGACGACGTTCGAGCTGGAACGGCCGTTGATGGAAGCGCGGATCAAGTTGGCCAAGCTGGAAGAGCAGCGGTTGCAGGCCCGCGCTACCGAGATCGCGAAACGGTTTGCCGAGGATCGCGTGCTCAAGGTCCGCCGGCGGATCCTCGAGTTCGAGGACCAGATCGCAAAGACGCCGTTGGCCGATAACGAATTGACGATCGAAACCCGCGCGATCGCTTCGTCGTGGCAGTCGGTGGTTCAAGGCCAAGCCGATGCCGAAGCCGAATTGGCGGAACTGTCTCGGGAATCGGACAAACTGAAACAGGAATACGAATCGATCAACGCGCAGGTCGAGAAGGAGTTGGAGAACGACAGCGGGTTGAGCAGTGCGATGGGGTTGATGCTGCAGCAGAAGCGCGCGTCATTGCCGAATCAGACCAACCTGCGGCGACAGATGGCCCTGACCAACGACGAGCTTGATGATGTACGGTCGCTGTTGACCGAGATCGGTTTGGTTCGCGAATCGATCTCACGGCAAACGTCCAGTCATCTCGAAGGGGATGAACGGACAGCGGCGGACTATAAGGTCCTCGAACGCTTGCTCGAACAGATCGAACAGGACGCAAACAACTACCGCAACGCGCTGCTGAACAAGAGCGTCGAGCAGCAGGACTACATGAAGTCGATTCACCGTTTCGAAACGATGATCGCAGGTCGCGTGTTGTGGTTCCGCAGTGCCGAGCGTTTGAGTTGGGAAGATTTCCCGCTGGCTTGGCGAGCATTCCAAGGGCTTGTCTATCCTGCCAATCTTCGCAGCGTCGGCGATGCGTTGTGGGAGGAGGCTCATGAGAACATTTTTCTGACCGTGACTTGGGGCGCATGCCTGCTGATGCTGCTGTTCGCCGGGCCGCGGTTGCGACGCCGGTTGCAGGATCTTGGGGCCGATGCAAACCGCGGTACCTCGGTCGATATGAAGCCAACGTGGTCGGCGATTTTGACGACGCTTGTCCTTGCATTGCTGTTGCCGTTGGCACTAGCGATCCCAGGCTGGCAGTTAGCCTACGCCGACAAATTCCCTTCGTACGTTGAAGCGACCGGATATGGGTTATTGTTCGCGGCGATGTTTGTCGCGCCGTTGGAATTGATCCGCCAAGTTGTTCGTCCCGGCGGGCTGGCTCGCGCACACTTTGGTTGGTCCGATCGATCGGCCACCACGTCGCGGATGCATCTGCGATGGTACATGGATCTGGCGCTGCCGTTTGTCTTCGTTTGGGCATTGCTGACACACTGCGGAAACGTCCGCTGGGAAACGTCGCTCGGACGGATGGTCTTCTTTGTTTTGATGCTGCAGACGGCGTGGTTTGTGCGGGGCATCATGCATCCGAAAACCGGCGCGCTGTCGCTGTGGTTGCTGGAGAATCGCGACGGTTGGATCGATCGGTTGCGCGTCGTCTGGCACACCGCTTTCTCCTGCACTCCGTTGCTGTTGGGGCTGATGTCGTTGGCTGGATACACGTACAGTGCAAACCAGTTAGCCCATCAGTTGTACAAGACGTTGATGTTAGCCGTCGCGTTAATTTTGGTTGGCGGTGTGATGCGGCGATGGGCGATCCTGAACCGCCGCGCGATGGCGATTCAACAGGTCCGCGACCGGATGGCGGCCTCCGAAACACCGGACCGTTCGCCGATCGAACTGACGGAGATTCCGGAGGTCAACATTCGCGAGGCGAGTGCGCAAACGATGCGTTTGATCTCGACGACGCTGATGGTCGCTGGGCTGTTCGGGTTCGCTTGGATCTGGACCAGCGTGCTGCCGGCGGTCGACTACCTGGATCGGTTTACGATCATTCCGGCGTCGAATCCCGGTGGTGATCCGTTTACGATTGGAGACATCGTGATCGTCGCGCCGTTGATCGCGCTGACGTTTATCGCCGTCCGCAACTTGCCCGGGCTTCTGGAGACGACGCTGTTGCAGCGGTTGCCGTTGGACAACGCGGCACGGTACGCCATCAAGACGCTCAGCAGTTATGTGATGTTAGCCGCTGGAATTATGCTGGCCGCGCGATCGGTCGGCGTCCGCTGGGAGAGCATCCAGTGGTTGGTCGCCGCGTTGGGTGTCGGTCTTGGCTTTGGTTTGCAGGAGATTTTTGCGAACTTCATCAGCGGTATCATCCTGCTGTTTGAACAACCGCTGCGAGTCGGCGACGTCGTCACGATCGACGGCACGACGGGAGCGGTCTCCAAGATTCGGATGCGAGCCACGACCGTGATCAACTGGGATCGGCAGGAGTTGATCATTCCCAATAAGGATCTGATCACCGGCCGATTGGTCAACTGGACCCTTTCGGATACGACAAATCGCTTGGTCGTAAACGTTGGGGTCGCGTATGGGACCAATACCGAACACGCTTGTGAGGTGCTGCGGCGGATCTGCGACGATCATCCGAACATCTCCAAAGATCCTAGCCCCGTGATCACCTTTGAAGGGTTTGGCGACAGCACCTTGGATCTGGTGATTCGTTGTTATCTAGCGTCGCTGGACAATCGTTTGTCGACGGTTCACGAACTGCATACGAACATCCACAACGAGTTTAACGCCGCCGGGATCGAGATCTCCTTCCCGCAGCGCGATCTGCATCTGCGATCGTTCCCGAAAGAGCTGTTGTCGGGAATCCAATCGGGTTCCAGCGACAACGGCCTGCCGATTCGCGAGCGAGCAAAATAG
- a CDS encoding OadG family protein → MYLLALTAAAANPQAAPDALPQAVVIALSGMLIVGSALLLICLFIATMPRILAITEKFWPEVEEAHGGAAHPESHVPDDDAVLAAIGFVLHQEFQRQLQSDGPA, encoded by the coding sequence ATGTATTTGCTTGCCCTCACAGCGGCCGCGGCCAATCCGCAGGCTGCCCCCGACGCATTGCCGCAGGCTGTCGTGATCGCGCTCAGCGGGATGTTGATCGTCGGATCGGCGCTGCTGCTGATCTGTCTGTTCATCGCGACGATGCCGCGGATTCTGGCGATCACCGAAAAATTCTGGCCCGAGGTGGAAGAAGCTCACGGCGGGGCAGCGCATCCGGAGAGTCACGTTCCGGACGACGACGCGGTGTTGGCCGCGATCGGGTTCGTTTTGCATCAAGAGTTTCAGCGACAGCTTCAATCCGACGGTCCGGCTTAA
- a CDS encoding sodium ion-translocating decarboxylase subunit beta produces MDILLEFINTTGFAAMSPGNAIMILVGIVFIGLAIVKDYEPLLLVPIGMGAIVGNIPVMEGMAMGVYDHHRWIIEDGGVEYQPGSVLSYLYLGVSLGIYPPLIFLGIGAMTDFSTMLSNPKLTLLGAAAQIGVFATFLGAIWLGFTLPEAGAIGIIGGADGPTAIFLAAKLAPDLLGAIAIAAYSYMALVPVIQPPVMKLLTTREERLIRMKPPRKVSKRERMIFPIAAFLICALIAPGAITLLGMLFFGNLLKESLVTERLANTARTAFIDIVTILLGFSVGASTQADTFLKPQSLLIFGLGALSFVIATASGVMFAKLMNRFLTDKINPLVGAAGVSAVPDSARVVQMVGQQADPHNFLLMHAMAPNVAGVIGSAIAAGVLWSVLT; encoded by the coding sequence ATGGATATTCTGCTCGAATTTATAAACACGACCGGATTTGCGGCGATGTCCCCCGGCAACGCGATCATGATCCTTGTCGGGATCGTGTTCATCGGCCTGGCGATCGTCAAAGATTACGAACCGCTGCTGTTGGTCCCGATTGGGATGGGAGCGATCGTCGGGAACATCCCGGTGATGGAAGGGATGGCGATGGGCGTCTACGACCACCATCGATGGATCATCGAAGATGGCGGCGTGGAGTATCAGCCCGGTAGCGTTCTCAGCTACCTGTACCTGGGCGTCAGTCTCGGCATCTACCCGCCGCTGATCTTCCTGGGCATCGGCGCGATGACCGACTTCTCCACGATGCTCTCCAATCCCAAGCTGACGCTGCTGGGTGCGGCCGCGCAGATCGGCGTCTTCGCTACGTTCCTCGGTGCCATCTGGCTCGGCTTCACGCTGCCCGAAGCCGGCGCGATCGGAATCATCGGCGGTGCCGACGGTCCGACAGCGATCTTCCTGGCCGCGAAACTCGCTCCCGACCTGTTGGGTGCGATCGCGATCGCCGCCTATTCCTACATGGCTTTGGTCCCCGTGATCCAACCGCCGGTGATGAAACTGCTGACCACGCGCGAAGAGCGTTTGATCCGCATGAAGCCACCGCGCAAGGTCTCGAAGCGCGAACGAATGATCTTCCCGATCGCGGCCTTCCTGATCTGCGCCTTGATCGCGCCGGGAGCGATCACGCTGTTGGGGATGCTGTTTTTCGGCAACCTGCTGAAAGAGAGCCTCGTCACCGAACGCTTGGCCAACACCGCCCGAACCGCCTTCATCGATATCGTAACGATCCTGTTGGGCTTTTCGGTCGGTGCCAGCACGCAAGCCGACACCTTCCTGAAACCGCAATCGCTGCTGATCTTCGGTCTCGGTGCGTTGTCGTTTGTGATCGCCACGGCCAGCGGCGTGATGTTCGCCAAACTGATGAATCGGTTCCTGACCGATAAGATCAACCCGTTGGTCGGTGCCGCGGGCGTTTCAGCGGTCCCCGATTCAGCTCGCGTCGTGCAGATGGTTGGCCAACAAGCCGACCCGCACAATTTTCTACTGATGCACGCGATGGCCCCCAACGTCGCCGGAGTGATCGGTTCGGCGATCGCCGCCGGTGTGCTCTGGTCGGTGTTGACCTGA
- a CDS encoding biotin/lipoyl-containing protein → MAKKRIQFMCTAFRDGFQSVYGARVQTPDFLPAVEAARDAGISWLEAGGGARFQSLYFYCNEDAFDMMDAFRGAAGPDANLQTLARGVNVVGLDSQSSDIIDLHAKLFKKHGMTTIRNFDALNDVENLIHSGRCITDAGLKHQVCVTLMELPPGCTGAHDAAFYSDTLQKILDADIPFDAVCFKDASGTAVPSKVYETIAAARKMLPAGTFIHFHTHETAGVSVLANKAAIDAGADAIDLSMAPCSGGTCQPDILVMWHALRGTEYDLDVDVEKVRAAEEVFKDCMKDYFLPPEATAVEPLIPWSPMPGGALTANTQMLRDNNIMEKYPQIIAAMSDVVRKGGYGTSVTPVSQFYFQQAFNNVMFGPWKKIAEPYGKMVLGYFGKTPVPPDADVVKLAEEQLSLPVTTRPVLELNDADPSKGIAAATAVLQEADLPVTDENIFIASTCKEKGVRFLQGKAELGIRKIDKAAEAAAAAAAPAATTNGPAEYNVSVNGNDIFMAFEGNMVTVGGKVYRVAIKPESGGSTTTSSAANGSTSSTDITSQMPGSVFKQLVQPGQRVREGESILILEAMKMEMEVASPIDGTVATVNVQVGDQVATGQVLATVTS, encoded by the coding sequence GTGGCGAAGAAACGAATCCAGTTCATGTGTACGGCGTTCCGCGACGGATTTCAGTCGGTCTATGGCGCTCGCGTCCAAACCCCCGACTTCTTGCCCGCCGTCGAAGCGGCTCGCGACGCGGGGATCAGTTGGCTGGAAGCTGGCGGCGGGGCCCGCTTCCAATCGTTGTACTTCTACTGCAACGAAGACGCCTTCGACATGATGGATGCGTTCCGAGGCGCCGCCGGTCCCGATGCCAACCTGCAAACCCTGGCTCGCGGCGTGAACGTCGTCGGCCTCGATTCGCAGTCCAGCGACATCATCGACCTGCATGCCAAGCTGTTCAAAAAGCATGGCATGACGACGATCCGCAACTTCGACGCGCTAAACGATGTCGAGAACTTGATCCACAGCGGCCGCTGCATCACCGACGCGGGGCTGAAGCACCAGGTCTGCGTGACGCTGATGGAATTGCCGCCCGGCTGCACTGGCGCCCACGACGCGGCGTTCTACAGCGACACGCTGCAAAAAATCTTGGATGCCGACATTCCCTTCGATGCCGTCTGCTTTAAAGACGCCTCGGGAACCGCGGTCCCATCGAAGGTCTACGAGACGATCGCGGCGGCTCGCAAGATGTTGCCCGCCGGCACGTTCATCCATTTCCACACGCATGAAACCGCCGGCGTCAGCGTGCTGGCCAACAAAGCGGCGATCGACGCGGGAGCCGATGCGATCGACCTGTCGATGGCGCCGTGCTCGGGCGGCACCTGCCAGCCCGATATCCTGGTGATGTGGCACGCGCTGCGTGGCACCGAATACGACCTGGACGTCGATGTCGAAAAAGTCCGCGCGGCCGAAGAGGTCTTCAAGGACTGCATGAAAGATTATTTCCTGCCTCCCGAAGCGACAGCCGTCGAGCCGTTGATCCCGTGGAGCCCGATGCCCGGCGGCGCGCTGACGGCCAACACCCAGATGTTGCGTGACAACAACATCATGGAGAAATATCCGCAGATCATCGCGGCGATGAGCGACGTCGTCCGCAAGGGTGGCTACGGCACTTCGGTCACTCCCGTCTCGCAATTCTATTTCCAGCAAGCCTTCAACAACGTGATGTTTGGGCCATGGAAAAAGATCGCCGAACCGTACGGCAAAATGGTCCTCGGCTACTTCGGCAAAACGCCTGTTCCGCCCGATGCCGATGTCGTCAAATTAGCCGAGGAACAGCTGAGCCTTCCCGTAACAACGCGTCCCGTGCTGGAACTCAACGATGCCGATCCATCCAAGGGAATCGCAGCGGCGACCGCCGTATTGCAAGAAGCCGACCTGCCGGTGACCGACGAAAACATCTTCATCGCGTCGACGTGCAAGGAAAAGGGAGTCCGGTTCCTGCAAGGCAAAGCGGAACTCGGAATCCGCAAGATCGACAAGGCGGCCGAAGCGGCAGCTGCTGCCGCGGCTCCGGCAGCGACGACCAATGGCCCCGCCGAATACAACGTCTCGGTCAACGGCAACGACATCTTCATGGCGTTTGAAGGGAACATGGTGACCGTCGGCGGCAAGGTCTACCGCGTCGCGATCAAACCCGAATCGGGCGGTTCCACGACAACCAGCTCCGCCGCCAACGGATCCACAAGCTCGACCGACATCACCAGCCAGATGCCCGGCAGCGTCTTTAAACAACTCGTCCAACCGGGTCAGCGGGTTCGCGAAGGGGAATCGATCTTGATTCTCGAAGCGATGAAGATGGAGATGGAAGTCGCGTCGCCAATCGACGGCACCGTCGCCACCGTCAACGTCCAGGTCGGCGACCAAGTAGCCACCGGCCAAGTCCTAGCCACAGTCACGTCCTGA